One Sanguibacter keddieii DSM 10542 genomic window carries:
- a CDS encoding MerR family transcriptional regulator, with protein sequence MTAPDAPTPGDALPTMHIGALAERTGMSLRSLRHYDETGLLKPSGRTDGGFRLYTEHDLERLLVIRRMKPLGFSLEEMADLLEVVDQLRAGAADEDGALRSRLDAYVTSAQERRADLARKLDMADEFIGLLQST encoded by the coding sequence ATGACCGCCCCTGACGCCCCGACCCCCGGCGACGCCCTCCCCACCATGCACATCGGGGCGCTGGCCGAGCGGACGGGCATGTCCCTGCGCAGCCTGCGCCACTACGACGAGACGGGCCTGCTCAAGCCGTCCGGGCGCACCGACGGCGGCTTCCGCCTCTACACCGAGCACGACCTCGAGCGCCTCCTCGTCATCCGCCGCATGAAGCCGCTCGGGTTCAGCCTCGAGGAGATGGCCGACCTGCTCGAGGTCGTCGACCAGCTGCGCGCCGGAGCGGCCGACGAGGACGGGGCGCTGCGCTCGAGGCTCGACGCGTACGTCACCTCCGCGCAGGAGCGACGGGCAGACCTCGCCCGCAAGCTCGACATGGCCGACGAGTTCATCGGGCTGCTGCAGAGCACCTGA